One region of Armigeres subalbatus isolate Guangzhou_Male chromosome 3, GZ_Asu_2, whole genome shotgun sequence genomic DNA includes:
- the LOC134225865 gene encoding pro-resilin, protein MMKFLGLSLCLALTIVDQTLAQNNQYLPPDKGYAYDKPNQPFPSAQQPQQVPFPRPPAPAPSYGPPPAAGGDHVHEPGMPFDFNYNVNDIDTGNDYSHNAVSDGDVTRGEYRVQLPDGRTQIVRYTADWKNGYNAEVTYEGEAKYPEGPGQGGANSGGYKY, encoded by the exons GGACTCTCACTCTGCCTGGCACTGACCATCGTCGATCAGACTCTTGCACAGAACAACCAGTACCTACCTCCCGATAAGGGATATGCCTACGACAAGCCAAACCAGCCCTTCCCAAGCGCCCAGCAACCCCAACAGGTCCCCTTCCCAAGACCTCCAGCCCCAGCTCCATCCTATGGACCTCCACCGGCTGCTGGTGGTGAT CACGTCCACGAACCGGGAATGCCGTTCGATTTTAACTACAATGTGAACGACATTGACACCGGAAACGACTACTCGCACAACGCAGTCAGCGACGGGGATGTGACCCGAGGCGAGTACCGCGTGCAGCTGCCCGATGGACGGACGCAAATTGTGCGCTATACCGCCGACTGGAAGAACGGTTACAACGCGGAG GTGACGTACGAGGGTGAAGCCAAATATCCTGAAGGCCCAGGTCAAGGTGGAGCCAACTCCGGTGGATACAAATACTAA